A stretch of DNA from Esox lucius isolate fEsoLuc1 chromosome 18, fEsoLuc1.pri, whole genome shotgun sequence:
aaaaaaagggaTGATACAACCAGTggtgacaaaaatgtaattaaattgtttttgtgCAGGCAAGCAAGCAAAGCcaagatgaggaagaggataACTGAACAATAATAAAGCAGTGGAGTGAAGACGAAGATCTGATCACAATAAAAAGGTGACTCCACCCAGCATCCCTCAGTGAGGCATTCCAGCAacaacccaaccctaacccatcaTCACTGGAGCCTCTCTCCCACCACCCAGCCCAAGACTCTATCAGGGTTCTAAAATCCTAAATTCCTTGCATGCAAAATTTGGGTGTAGGCTACTGAGTGCAACCTCCATGAGATGCCCCGCATGGGGCACAGCCTGGAATTTGGACTCACAGGTGGAATCTGTTGTCACAGGTGGTCTCTTGAAATCTCGAAGACTGCGTATTCTTTATCTGATGAATGGTCAGACAGGACAACACTATCCCAATTAACTGTGGGAAAGACGATACAAAACTCATAAAACTCAATCACCCATAACGCAGTGTGCataaaacactgttaaaaaTGTGAGGACATAATCAAGGATGAACGTGACATTTGCCTGCTTTAACATCACTTAAAGAAGTTCCCTTTTGtttgagcaaatatttgttattaattcaATAGTGCAATAACAATATTAATGGCGATAATCACATACCGTGAAAAACCCGAGTCCAACAAAGACTCCGAATGTGGCCTTCAAAGTGAAGTCAACAGTCTCCAATATGAGAGGGCCACAAGCCTAACAGGAGAGACACGtccatttctatttaaaaacaCTGGTCCATTAGATTTACTTTGACAGTTTGATAGTGAGCCTAAAAATCATAACCCCATTAGGATGGCAGTTACCCCATATGCCtgttatgtactgtacagtacaccAGCCCGTATCTACCACTGAGGACACACTGTGGGTTTTTTTTACTTGTGGAATACAAGTTGTGAACTGATTGTTTTTCATTCCTATCCAAAGGTTTTGTAGAACTCAAGGTCACCTCCTGCTAGCATGGTTGCCACTGTGAAGCCAGGCGGAAAGGCGATAATATTGGTTTCATAAAACCTTTCCTTTAGCAAAgacttgaagaaactttcaaagttcttCAAATATTCAGGATTCACTGACATTCATGTTTCAAATGGgagaattgtttttctttgcttgttcttgagctgttcttgccattaAACTACAGCAGTACTGACATCATAATGGTCTTCTCTACACCCACCCTAACgcattaagaaaataaattccacaaattaactttcaaAAAGGCACAACTGTTAATTAATTAAAAGGCATTCCAGCTTATTACATCATGATGCTGGCTTAGAGATTGCCAAGAGTGTGTAAAGCTTTCATCAAGGCAAATGGTGGTTACTTTGAAGAgtcttcaattaaatatattttatctgtTAGACACTGCAAGAATGTGTCAGTAGTGGCCTTGACCGTACAGGACGTACTATAAATCACCAGAATGATTGGCTGTAAGGAGGACTTCTGTCCCAACCACTAGGGGTCGCTAACTCACTGGGTTGTCTACTATTGAAGTTGATCTAAGATGTCTGATCTGCGTTAGTCTTGAGTTTTCATGCCACCGGtgaatgacattttatttgtgttttagaaaagagaagaaaacaaaagtgaCTATGCTTCATTCGGCTCTTGGGTCTACCTACAAACACCATCACTTTGGCACCCTTGCTAAATATGAGCAAGAAACATTGTTTAAAGTATTCAAATATTgagctacagtactgtgcatACGTCTTAGGAACCTGAAAGTTTAACTAAAGCAGTTTATTTGGGTAGTAGGTattaatttgtaaaatatgtatttcgtTTTTTACAAATATGCATTTaccacccaaataaatggcgGTAGTCTGACTTTCAGATGCCCAATACTTTTGcacaatactgtatattatgtgaaaaaaaaatatttgtttactcCAACACAATTACTTAAAGATTTTGTTGGACAACTAAGAATGTATTTCCcccaaaagtatgttttataaCAAATTGCCCCACCCCCTTTTTTGTCAATGCTTTTTACTCCCTCTCTTTGGGAGGAACTGTGTCTGTTGAGCTCACAGGCACCCAAGCTGCCGCTAGGAGTAATATGGAACTGACAAGGCCAGGTaactgtattaaaaaaaaaaaatctctgacCTCTGTAATTTTGAGAATTTTACTTGTTAAACAAAATCTCTCTGTTAACACTAATTTTAGTAAAATgaacataaatgtttttgcatacAATGAACCACTTTaggaaaaaatgtatgcaatcgtTTTTATCTTTATCACCTGTGTAAAGCAGTTTTTGATCCCACtgtaacaaaagttaatctcagaATGATTTAGCAAAATGTGTACAACgtttttttatactgtattgTGAAATTGGCTTACTTCTCTGTAGATCCTAACCGTATCAGATACTGGGGATATTTCCTGACGTAAAAGAAAAGAATAAAGATTAGTAATTGCCTAATGTGTTAAATATTTGTCTcttcattatatatatatatctcttcACTATAAATTAACAGGTAGCAGCTAAAATACAATTATCTGTTATATAATTTACCCATTTGCTCCTGTCTTCAGTTGTCTTCACCTCTGTACACTGGGAAGGGTTGAGTTCAAAACTAGGACACTTACACGTGTCTGGAATCTCGCTGCCCCAGTCATTGTAACTCACTATCCCACAACACCTCCTCTGAAACAAAGAAACCGACATAAGGCACTTTGAAATCCACTTGCAAGTCCGACGAATTGATCTTAAATACACAAAGTATCCTTCTTCTATGTTTATATATgtagctgtatatatattttcaagtgCCTTGCCAAGTATTCCGGCCCCTGACAAAATCTCTGAATCTCCAATGTTACATTTCATTCCATTGAgtaactgtatgtgtaaacatactgtacacagataaatatatatgcatataatTGAACAAAACTCTCAGAACACATTTAATGTGTACTTACAGTGATTCCTACATTGTCTGTTAAATTACAGAAATATCTATATTTTTAACGGCAGtgttttactgtacatgtgcttGCAGAACCATGATATCTTCTCTGAGATTTTCTTCATTCATCATCCTAGGAAGGTGTTCCCTTAAATTCTCCATGACcttacattttggaaataagAGGAAAGTATTAATCATATATAGTTTCTGCGAAGGGCGcgcaggatcatcagggacccttcacatccatgccacaaactgtttgccctccttccatcaggcaggtggtacaggtctcttcgttcccgcaccagcaggctcaggaactgtttttttccccatctgctgtaaccctgctgaaccctgctgtgacccatcacttactCTGTGACCCGCTCaggtccttgttgcactactcccttgtactacccTGACACTGCCAtgcaaagcctgataatggaagttttcagtagTTACAGGTACGTGTTTACCTAAGGAACCTCATCGCTGCTatacctgcatttcagttgcacatacacCTTGCACATAAAATATTCCTCacctatttgccttaattgcacatttagtattgccatttgtactgcatttgccttcaatgCACacctacacattccacttgtaatatacatgtacttaatacttgtaaatacttgtacatttcctgctctctgtttgcacttctggttacatgcttactgcatttcgttgtactgtacttgcactgttcaatgacaataaagttgaatctaatctaatctaatgtaaaTGCCTTGCACAATCcctttttaatttgtatttaaaacaattgttttccCCGAAAATAAAGGAATATTTATAATCTAACTTATTTTTACAGAATAATcacaaaaatgtactttcaaaCCCTCCTTTCAAATAACTTTGTTGTTTGTACTAACAGATAGTGTAAGGGCTTGATATTGATTTAACATCAATGCACATTTTAAAAACTGTGTAACTATAAAAAATATGGTTTTAAActgtattaaatataaaatgttacagTACCTCAGCTTTGGAAATAGCAGTATTGATACCTATGTAGAAAAAGAAGACTGTTCCAGTCGCCATTATTCCAATGCACTAAAAGCAAATGCAAaggttttgtaaataaaaaacccCTGTACATCAAAAATATTTACCTCACATCACATCTGTTTCTTACAACAATGTAATTTAAGTAGTTACCGTTTTCAGCATGCAAATGTTCTCTTTGTTCACACCATAGACTCCCATTAAAGACAATAGCACCGCAACCACTCCTATAACTCCAATCATTACTAAGCCAATTGATGAGTTTGGGTCATCCTGATAAAAATATTACAACACATTGTCAATAGGCATAAATCAAATAAtgtacttttttgttgttatgtACTTTGATGgttactgcacctgtttgactGTTCCTCCCAGTAATGCGCAAAGCAAGACCAGGACACCTACTATCTAAACAGCGAAAAAACAATGtcaggatatatatatatatatatatatatatatatatatatatatttatttacattttaatcatttaccaaatgttcttatccagagcaacttaaatGAACATTTAAGACTAATTGACTTGTCCAAAGACAGAATGTCTCATTCTTTTCATCTTGCCAGGTTGATTCAGTCTGCAAATGTTAAATTACTGTTCAGACGCCCAAACCACTTGGTTATCTATtgcatgaaaaaaatacataaagtaCTGTACAGAAGAGGAATAAACCAACATAACTGAAGTAAAATAGTGAAACAGGGTTAGATATCAGCAGAGAACTCAATGAATAAAACAACTGCTGGTGTATTATGTAATATTACTCACCCCTAACAATATATTGAATCCCAGCAGCAGACGTTTCTGACAGTTGTTAACCAATGCCATTGTGAAGAGTTTCTGAAGTTATAGTCGGGTTGAAAATGAATTTAAAGTGTCCAGTAGTTTCACAGTGTTGGCTGTTTCAACTTCAACCCGTATACCTTCTTTACATCCCTGTGTGAGATGAGGGTTGTGGTTTGCATTTATGGGGATGGCCCATGTAGCTCATTTGGTTAAGCCAAGGTGGTGCTTTGATTCTGACTGGGTATATTACAGAAAAGtatggaaatgtatgcactaacCACTATGAGTTTGTTTGAAGAAGTAGAATAATGAGAAGCGTCACAAATTTGATGGGAATCAGGGAGTCTAGGTCACATTGCAGGGGCTTACACATGTTGTGGGGACACTATTTATCATGATTGGCCCTGCCCAATTTGCTAACAACTGTTTTTTTGAACAACCCCTCCATCCGTAGAAAAacctaaatgttaaaaacaaaatcatgcAATTTCAGTAATTTTCCATTGGGGCGTTGAGAATGTACCATTCGACAGCAAATTTGCCAGAATAAAAAAAACCAATGTTATTGTTGTATGTTATCTGACTAAGAGTAACAAAAACAGTTAATCTACGCTTGCTTTGACTGGGACAACAAAAATCCAGCCATTAAAGCAGAGCTCCCCCCAGACGACCTCCCCCTCATCCATCGTAGATGTtttgtctgcactgagcagggtgaaggCATGCAAgactgctggtcctgatggcgtctcCGGGCGTgcgctcagagcatgtgctgggcagcttgccgaggtctttactgatatttttaacctgtcactggcccaggcagCAGTCCCGCCCCAGTtttcatcgatggcactgagttGGAGCGTGTacccagcttcaaattcctgggtgtccacatctctgaggacctctcctggtcagccctggtcaaaaaggttcAGCAACGcgtgtactttttgaggaggttGAAGAAGGCCcacctgtcttccaagatcaTTGTGACTAACTATGGTGTGGTTTGCCATATGCTCCATGGTCGACCAGAATGCTCTGCAACAGGTGATGAAAACCaaccagcacatcactggtgcccagctcccagccatcatagacctccagcgcaagtggtgtctgcacagggtgtatggcatcatcagggacagAAATGGACATTTGGTGGATATTCACTGtccattgtttaaaaaatgtaatgatgaGACGAGAATTTGATgcacagacacatttaaaacatttacataattaaaaTTCCAAGCAGTAATGTGAGACCCTGAAAGAGTATATTTAAAACAAGGAAATTCCTGTGAACAGCACAGAGGCAGGATGTGGTCTAGGTGGTTATCAATGGGGACAAAAATTCTATAtctaaatacaaaaatgttgttctaaattattttcagaaagtGCCTTGACAACCAGACCCTACACAAAACAAGCTCTCTGCTTATCTTAAAATTCATAATAGACCATTCACTTTTGTCctattagaataaaacaaatttagATTATTGGTCTAGCAAAACCTGATTCATATATTATAATTAGCAGGCTTAGTATTTAGTTGTGCAAAGAAGTCCAGATCCAACAGACATCATAATCGAACCGTAAGGACTACATTTGTAAATTCTACTACAATATGCTGTACTCTCAGAGGTTATCTAATATAAACCTCACtgttacagctctggaaaaaattaagagaccacttcactttttcctttccttaagaaaccactgaaaattgaacacttctgttccttttctggaaaggaaagaaaaaggtgcaatggtttcttaattcttttgacagttcttctTTTAAATCTTAGTATACGTTGGTTGTTTCCTGACAAGAAATTTGTTGTgagaaaagaaaaccaaaatcaACCACTGGTGCACGGTCTGACACAGTACAACAAGGAAGTGGTGAGTTGAGAAACACTTTCTGTGATGTGACACAGGCTGATTCCCACAATAGCAAGGCATCCACTTAAAATACTGTTTTCATTTCTATACACAGTGAAATAAAATATGCGTGTCCTGGAACAGTGTCGATATTCACTGTTGCCGCTGCT
This window harbors:
- the LOC105023112 gene encoding tetraspanin-6, producing MALVNNCQKRLLLGFNILLGIVGVLVLLCALLGGTVKQDDPNSSIGLVMIGVIGVVAVLLSLMGVYGVNKENICMLKTCIGIMATGTVFFFYIGINTAISKAEVMENLREHLPRMMNEENLREDIMVLQAHRRCCGIVSYNDWGSEIPDTCKCPSFELNPSQCTEVKTTEDRSKWEISPVSDTVRIYREACGPLILETVDFTLKATFGVFVGLGFFTLIGIVLSCLTIHQIKNTQSSRFQETTCDNRFHL